CTGGGCCGGGGCAAGAAGTCCCACGACAAGCGGCAGGACATCGCCGCGCGGGAGGCCAGGCGCGACGCCGAACGTGCGGTGGCTGCGGCCCGACGCCGTGCTGACTGACGAGGACCTCCCCGCGCTCTGGCGTGAGTTGGGTATCCCGGGAATCGTCGACGTCCATACGCATTTCCTGCCGGCACCGGTGATGCGTGCGGTGTGGGCCTACTTCGACGAGGCGGAAGCCAACTACGGCGTGCCGTGGCCCATCACGTACCGCTGGCAGGACGACGCGCGGCTGGCGCACCTGCGGGCGATGGGGGTGCTGAGGTTCACCGCCCTGGTCTACGCGCACAAGCCGGGCATGGCTCGGTGGCTCAACGACTGGTCGTTGGACTTCGCTGCCAAGGTCCCGGACTGCCTGCCCACGGCGACGTTCTACCCGGAGGTGGGAGCTGCGGGGTACGTCCGGGACTCTCTGGATCGCGGCGCCCGGGTGTTCAAGGTCCACGTCCAGGTGGGTGACTTCGACCCCCGGGACCGGCTCCTCGACCCGGTGTGGGATCTCCTCGCGCAAGCCCGCGCCCCCGTGGTGATCCACTGCGGCTCCGCGCCGCTGCCCGGCCGCTTCACCGGTCCCGGACCCATCGGCGAGGTGGCCCGGCGGTTCCCCGAGCTGCGGCTGATTGTGGCCCATCTGGGGGCGGGGGAATTCGCCGACTTCCTCCAGATGTGCCGGAGCCGACCGAACACCTGGCTGGACACGACCATGGGGCTCACGGACTTCATGGAGGAGATGACTGCGTATCCGCGGGAGTTGCTGCCCTCCCTACGGGAGGCCGCTGAGCAGGGCAAGGTGCTGTTCGGTTCGGACTTCCCGAACATCCCGTACCCCGTCGCCCACCAGGTGCAGGTACTCATGGACCGCGACCTGGACATGCCGCAGAT
This genomic window from Micrococcales bacterium contains:
- a CDS encoding amidohydrolase, coding for MRAVWAYFDEAEANYGVPWPITYRWQDDARLAHLRAMGVLRFTALVYAHKPGMARWLNDWSLDFAAKVPDCLPTATFYPEVGAAGYVRDSLDRGARVFKVHVQVGDFDPRDRLLDPVWDLLAQARAPVVIHCGSAPLPGRFTGPGPIGEVARRFPELRLIVAHLGAGEFADFLQMCRSRPNTWLDTTMGLTDFMEEMTAYPRELLPSLREAAEQGKVLFGSDFPNIPYPVAHQVQVLMDRDLDMPQILWHAPAHLFGLQAPGA